A single Acetivibrio cellulolyticus CD2 DNA region contains:
- a CDS encoding glycosyltransferase: MKIILITLGSVGDINPFIWMGRIFSKAGHTVVFLTNPYYEEMVTAEGFEFHPIGTVDDYTIATTPPIKTGNKFKDKGEGVKTVRRLFDYLYLKPSKDIYNIVDRLKTSDTIILNHFCVYGAKIAAEKLKIKNININLSPHWLRTFKAVDSFSTLIENKVVKVINKFIDNQLLGKPINNIRSEFELQSLKKSSAEWMFDGINWNLFPDWLLNFKLSGDLKVDFVGFPKSLKEDNKLPDNIVTFLEKHEKPILFTPGTAFQDNKNFFSEAVLALEKLSKPGIFLTKFKDALPENLPDNIIHAQYLPLELLLDKCCAIVHHGGIGTCYEALKAGIPQLICYRMAEQTENANAIKALGVSTQIPFKRVNSKLLFEKLQIIHNRDVLIKCTAIKQKLQAESPEHNLLSLL, from the coding sequence ATGAAAATAATCCTTATAACATTAGGTAGTGTCGGTGATATCAATCCATTCATTTGGATGGGAAGAATATTCTCTAAAGCTGGTCATACTGTAGTATTTCTAACAAACCCATATTATGAAGAAATGGTTACAGCGGAAGGGTTTGAATTCCATCCTATAGGTACAGTTGATGATTACACCATCGCAACTACCCCACCTATAAAAACCGGAAACAAATTTAAGGATAAAGGTGAAGGTGTTAAAACTGTAAGAAGGCTTTTTGATTACTTGTATTTGAAGCCTTCAAAAGATATATACAATATTGTAGACAGGTTAAAAACCTCTGACACAATAATATTGAATCATTTTTGTGTGTATGGTGCAAAAATTGCAGCAGAAAAACTAAAAATCAAAAATATAAATATTAATCTTTCTCCTCACTGGCTAAGGACCTTCAAGGCAGTAGACAGTTTTTCAACACTAATTGAGAACAAGGTTGTAAAAGTAATAAATAAATTTATAGACAATCAACTTCTTGGAAAACCGATAAATAATATCAGAAGTGAATTTGAACTGCAGTCATTAAAAAAGAGCAGTGCTGAGTGGATGTTTGACGGTATAAATTGGAACCTATTTCCCGACTGGCTTTTAAATTTCAAATTATCAGGAGATTTGAAGGTTGACTTTGTTGGCTTTCCGAAATCGCTTAAAGAAGATAATAAGCTTCCGGATAATATTGTAACTTTTCTTGAAAAGCATGAAAAACCGATTTTATTTACTCCTGGCACAGCGTTTCAAGACAATAAAAACTTCTTTAGCGAAGCGGTACTGGCTCTCGAAAAGTTATCAAAGCCAGGAATATTTCTCACAAAGTTCAAAGATGCGCTACCTGAGAATCTGCCCGACAATATTATCCACGCCCAATACCTACCGCTTGAACTTTTGCTGGATAAATGCTGTGCTATTGTACATCATGGTGGTATAGGAACCTGTTATGAAGCCTTAAAGGCAGGTATTCCGCAGTTGATTTGTTATAGGATGGCAGAACAAACAGAAAACGCTAATGCAATAAAAGCTTTAGGTGTAAGCACTCAAATCCCCTTCAAACGTGTTAACAGCAAACTACTTTTTGAAAAACTTCAGATAATACATAATAGAGATGTTCTGATAAAATGTACTGCAATAAAACAAAAGCTTCAAGCAGAATCACCGGAACATAATTTATTGTCATTATTATAA
- a CDS encoding DUF4180 domain-containing protein — MSIKFAILGILSWKPSTGYELKKFFEESSSMYWSGNNNQIYKTLIQLQDEGLVVNEVIHQESSPSKKIYTITTEGISELKEWVKSTPEAPEFKKTFLIQLAWSDLLNDKELNELLSNYENELKLQLVLNQEKSKRNLNSPDRSPREILLWNMISKNIISSYKNELEWVEQLRHDLFENAINEEGKMNYNIIKNGDKKYLELLSASDPLSTEQDAVDLIALCGEADTNMLLVNYSALSEDFFKLKTGIAGKILQKFANYRVKAAILIQDSSILKGRFKEMAYEANKNNNFRIFETREAAEKWLVG, encoded by the coding sequence ATGTCTATCAAATTTGCAATACTTGGAATACTTAGCTGGAAACCATCTACGGGATATGAATTAAAAAAATTCTTTGAGGAATCATCAAGCATGTATTGGTCCGGTAATAACAACCAGATCTATAAAACTCTGATTCAGTTACAGGATGAAGGTTTGGTTGTCAATGAAGTTATTCATCAGGAAAGCTCGCCATCAAAAAAGATATATACTATAACAACAGAAGGAATTTCTGAATTAAAAGAATGGGTTAAGTCAACACCGGAAGCTCCTGAGTTCAAAAAGACTTTTTTAATCCAACTTGCCTGGTCCGATCTGCTCAACGACAAGGAACTAAATGAGCTGCTGTCCAATTACGAAAACGAATTAAAGCTTCAATTAGTTTTAAATCAGGAAAAAAGCAAACGAAATCTTAATTCACCCGACAGAAGCCCTCGTGAAATTCTTCTATGGAATATGATCTCAAAAAATATCATATCATCCTATAAAAATGAATTGGAATGGGTTGAGCAGCTGCGTCATGACCTTTTTGAAAATGCAATTAATGAGGAGGGTAAAATGAACTATAATATTATAAAAAACGGAGACAAAAAATATTTAGAACTTCTTTCTGCTTCCGATCCATTAAGCACAGAACAAGATGCGGTTGACCTAATTGCTTTATGTGGCGAAGCTGATACAAACATGTTATTGGTAAATTATTCCGCATTATCGGAAGACTTTTTCAAGCTCAAAACCGGAATAGCCGGAAAAATACTGCAAAAGTTTGCAAACTACCGTGTAAAAGCAGCTATTCTAATTCAGGATAGTTCAATTTTAAAGGGCCGGTTTAAAGAAATGGCCTATGAAGCTAATAAAAATAATAATTTCAGGATATTCGAAACAAGAGAAGCTGCAGAAAAGTGGCTTGTTGGTTAA
- a CDS encoding CPBP family intramembrane glutamic endopeptidase, which translates to MNQQIKPVGLLKSIVFFGIPGILLYLSMYYLVPSIISYGINEALGVLGSMWIITIPLIFVGLLLYKRECDSISFRGYFQFFSFKKIKKSDIKYIVIGILVCIVSEAALEPLGIFFAKSPILAPPQYLSPPFNPLKEFTLPIEVFMGVPLKGNWLFLIVFIPLHLIAMLGEEVIWRGYLLPRQEKKYGNWAWVINGILWAWLMHCCLKWNFISMLPSMLITPFMALKTKNTTVSYLIHVVPNMMVWVIILIGIMGI; encoded by the coding sequence ATGAATCAACAAATAAAGCCAGTTGGATTATTGAAGTCTATAGTTTTTTTCGGGATACCGGGCATATTGTTATATCTATCAATGTATTATCTTGTACCATCAATTATAAGTTACGGAATCAATGAAGCGCTTGGAGTATTAGGCTCCATGTGGATTATAACCATACCACTAATATTTGTAGGTTTACTCTTATACAAACGTGAGTGTGATAGCATTAGCTTTAGAGGATATTTTCAATTTTTTAGTTTTAAGAAAATTAAGAAAAGTGATATAAAGTACATTGTAATAGGAATATTGGTTTGTATTGTATCAGAAGCTGCGTTAGAACCATTAGGCATATTCTTTGCAAAATCTCCTATATTAGCACCACCCCAATATTTGTCTCCGCCGTTTAATCCTCTTAAAGAATTCACTCTGCCCATCGAGGTGTTTATGGGGGTACCACTGAAGGGTAATTGGTTATTTCTGATTGTTTTCATACCTTTGCATTTAATTGCAATGCTTGGGGAAGAAGTAATCTGGCGAGGTTATTTATTGCCTCGTCAGGAAAAGAAATATGGTAATTGGGCTTGGGTAATAAACGGCATATTGTGGGCTTGGCTAATGCATTGTTGTTTGAAATGGAATTTCATAAGTATGCTACCAAGTATGTTAATTACCCCATTTATGGCACTGAAAACAAAAAATACTACTGTTTCTTATCTTATTCATGTAGTTCCAAACATGATGGTATGGGTTATTATTTTAATAGGTATAATGGGGATTTAG
- the rhuM gene encoding RhuM family protein, whose translation MITIKYAILAEMVNWQSKSMNLNLYARGLAQPLITQGVLKRIKTFLPEPQIRNYFGNINSINLEQIQILQSKNQNLIKQRDLLLPRLMSGNWRCEMGNKIILYTSDNVNVCINVIFKDETFWLTQKALGELFGVDRSVITKHLRNIFSEDELDEKAVCAKIAHTAEDGKTYNTLHYNLDAIIAVGYRVNSKEATRFRKWATQTLKEYIVKGFAINDDLMKNGRAFGKDYFDELLEKIREIRASERRAYQKIADVFEQCSYDYDKKSETTKAFYAFVQNKLHYAITGKTAAELIMERANSELPTMGLTTWKNSPDGKILKSDISIAKNYLNEKELSKMNRIVTMFIDYAEMQAEDGILMSMQDWVGETNRFLENNRRKVLDGKGCISHEEALAKASEEYDKFRVRQDQEYVSQFDKEMERYLKGEN comes from the coding sequence ATGATTACAATTAAATATGCTATTTTGGCTGAAATGGTTAATTGGCAGTCAAAGAGTATGAACTTGAATTTGTATGCAAGAGGTTTAGCACAACCGCTTATAACTCAAGGTGTGTTAAAAAGAATTAAAACTTTTTTACCAGAACCACAAATTAGAAATTATTTTGGCAATATAAATAGTATTAACCTTGAACAAATTCAAATATTGCAGTCAAAAAACCAAAACCTCATCAAACAGCGTGACTTGCTGCTTCCGCGTCTGATGAGCGGAAACTGGAGGTGTGAGATGGGAAATAAAATTATTTTATATACCTCAGACAACGTGAATGTTTGCATAAATGTAATATTTAAGGATGAAACCTTCTGGCTAACACAAAAAGCTTTAGGTGAACTTTTTGGAGTAGATAGAAGCGTAATTACCAAACATTTAAGGAATATTTTTTCCGAAGATGAATTGGATGAAAAAGCAGTATGTGCAAAAATTGCACATACTGCTGAAGACGGAAAAACATACAATACACTCCATTACAACCTTGATGCAATCATTGCTGTAGGTTACAGGGTGAACTCAAAGGAAGCCACACGCTTTAGGAAATGGGCAACACAAACCTTGAAGGAATACATAGTGAAAGGTTTTGCCATTAACGATGACCTGATGAAAAACGGCAGAGCTTTTGGCAAGGATTACTTTGATGAATTACTGGAAAAAATCCGGGAAATTCGTGCCAGCGAACGGAGAGCTTATCAGAAAATTGCAGATGTTTTTGAACAATGCAGCTATGATTATGATAAAAAAAGTGAGACTACCAAAGCCTTTTATGCCTTTGTACAAAATAAACTTCATTATGCAATAACGGGAAAAACAGCGGCAGAACTTATAATGGAAAGGGCAAACAGTGAGCTTCCAACAATGGGATTGACTACCTGGAAAAACTCTCCCGATGGAAAAATACTTAAAAGTGATATTTCAATTGCCAAGAACTATCTTAACGAAAAAGAACTGTCCAAAATGAACAGGATTGTAACAATGTTTATTGATTATGCTGAAATGCAGGCGGAAGATGGAATATTGATGAGTATGCAGGATTGGGTGGGCGAAACTAACAGGTTTCTTGAAAACAACCGCAGGAAAGTGCTTGACGGAAAAGGATGCATCAGCCACGAGGAAGCTTTAGCCAAGGCAAGCGAAGAGTATGATAAATTCAGAGTAAGACAGGATCAAGAATATGTTTCTCAGTTTGATAAAGAAATGGAAAGGTATTTAAAAGGAGAAAACTAG
- a CDS encoding type I restriction endonuclease — MLRTGIKVDYELNGKKESNLLNIIDYKNACNNDFTLASQMWIKGEVHWRRPDLIIFINGLPLVFIELKNSNILVKTAYDKNLTYYLEVLTKENFC, encoded by the coding sequence CTGCTCAGAACAGGCATAAAGGTTGACTATGAGCTGAACGGCAAAAAAGAAAGTAACCTTCTTAATATCATTGATTATAAAAATGCGTGTAATAATGATTTTACCCTTGCTTCACAAATGTGGATCAAAGGAGAGGTTCATTGGCGAAGACCGGATTTGATTATATTTATAAATGGCCTGCCCCTTGTTTTCATCGAACTGAAAAATTCAAACATATTGGTAAAAACCGCATATGATAAGAATTTGACGTATTATCTCGAGGTATTAACCAAGGAGAATTTTTGCTAA
- the pnuC gene encoding nicotinamide riboside transporter PnuC → MEKINEFVKNELSGWKLWEILWIAISTVTILALSIYWKEGLVGIISAITGVVCVVMTGKGKVSSYIFGMVNTVLYAYIAYGAKYYGEVMLNLLYYVPMNVVGWVMWNKHISAETKEVEKKQMSGKWRIIAFAGSAIGVYFYGLVLKRMGGNLPFTDSLTAVLSIVAQILCVKRFMEQWVLWIIIDVVTVIMWIMAFFTGGESVATLIMWSVYLLNAVFMFVKWNRESRRVEANV, encoded by the coding sequence ATGGAGAAAATTAATGAGTTTGTAAAAAATGAATTGTCAGGCTGGAAGCTATGGGAGATTCTATGGATTGCTATATCTACCGTTACAATTCTAGCACTTTCTATATACTGGAAGGAAGGTCTGGTTGGAATAATTTCCGCAATTACCGGGGTGGTCTGTGTTGTAATGACCGGAAAAGGGAAAGTTTCATCTTACATATTTGGTATGGTTAATACAGTGCTATATGCTTATATTGCTTATGGAGCAAAGTATTATGGGGAAGTAATGCTCAATCTTTTATACTATGTTCCGATGAATGTAGTTGGTTGGGTGATGTGGAATAAGCATATTAGTGCAGAGACAAAAGAAGTTGAAAAGAAGCAAATGTCAGGCAAATGGAGGATTATCGCCTTTGCAGGGTCTGCTATAGGTGTTTACTTTTATGGACTGGTTTTAAAGAGAATGGGTGGAAATCTTCCTTTTACCGATAGTTTAACTGCAGTACTTTCTATTGTTGCACAAATTCTATGTGTAAAGAGATTTATGGAACAGTGGGTGCTCTGGATTATTATTGATGTAGTTACGGTAATCATGTGGATTATGGCGTTTTTTACCGGTGGAGAGAGCGTTGCAACATTAATTATGTGGAGCGTTTATCTATTAAATGCTGTGTTCATGTTTGTTAAGTGGAATAGGGAAAGCAGGAGGGTTGAAGCAAATGTATAA
- a CDS encoding AAA family ATPase, protein MYNVGIYGGSFNPLHQGHIRCIIEAANQCRELHVIISCGINRNEIEPRIRYRWIYQVTKHIGNVSIHFLEDDATAKVAYTKEYWHRDAKKVKSMIGKPIDVVFCGSDYDENSYWKQCYEESELYIIERNGISSTEVRKNPYAHWDSIPNVVKPYFTKKVLLIGGESTGKSTLTINLANYYNTNYIDEAGREISERSGTDLLMISSDFTDILLTHKMNEIEAIKHSNKVLFVDTDCLITRFYIDFLDDPQNEKQKNKSLADAISDLNHYDLVFYLEPDVEFVQDGDRSEVIASDREKYGNQIKHLFDERGIEYISVRGNYQERFISVTSEVDKLLNGLK, encoded by the coding sequence ATGTATAACGTAGGGATATACGGAGGATCTTTTAATCCTCTGCATCAAGGACATATCAGGTGTATAATTGAAGCCGCAAATCAGTGCAGGGAGCTGCACGTTATTATCAGCTGCGGTATAAACCGGAATGAGATTGAGCCGAGAATAAGGTATCGGTGGATTTACCAGGTGACAAAACATATTGGGAATGTAAGCATACACTTTCTTGAGGATGATGCAACAGCAAAAGTTGCTTATACTAAAGAGTATTGGCATCGCGATGCTAAGAAAGTAAAAAGTATGATAGGGAAACCAATTGATGTGGTTTTTTGTGGAAGTGACTATGATGAAAATAGTTATTGGAAGCAGTGCTATGAAGAGAGTGAGCTTTATATCATCGAACGGAACGGAATTAGTTCGACAGAGGTTCGAAAGAATCCTTACGCTCATTGGGATAGTATTCCAAACGTTGTGAAACCGTACTTCACTAAAAAGGTACTGCTTATTGGCGGGGAAAGCACTGGAAAATCAACGCTTACTATTAATTTGGCAAATTATTATAATACTAATTATATTGACGAAGCTGGAAGAGAAATTTCTGAGCGTTCAGGGACAGATTTACTGATGATTTCGAGTGATTTTACGGATATCCTGTTGACTCACAAAATGAATGAAATAGAGGCAATTAAACATAGTAACAAAGTTTTATTTGTTGACACGGATTGTTTGATTACAAGGTTCTATATTGATTTCCTGGATGATCCGCAAAATGAAAAACAGAAGAATAAGTCACTAGCTGATGCAATTTCAGATTTAAACCATTATGATCTGGTCTTTTATTTAGAGCCTGATGTGGAATTTGTTCAAGATGGTGATAGAAGTGAAGTGATAGCTTCCGACAGAGAAAAGTATGGAAATCAGATAAAGCATTTATTTGATGAGCGAGGTATAGAGTATATCAGTGTTCGTGGAAATTACCAGGAACGTTTTATTAGTGTGACCTCAGAGGTCGATAAATTGCTCAATGGATTAAAGTGA